The sequence ACTCAGCTTTTTCTTGTTCTTTTTCAGTAGTTGCTGTTTCTCCAGTAGTTTTAGGAGCTGTCGTTGCTTTAGCCTCTTTTTTCTCTATGGTAGAGGACTTCTCAGTAGCAGGCGCTGTACTGGTATCGACTGTTGTTTCTTTTTGAACGACACCTTGATCTACTTCTTTTGCAACTGCGCTATCTTTTCCTGATTCTTGGGCTTCAGCAGTTTTATCAACCGGAGCTTCTACCTTAGCATCTTGTTTACTAGCATCCTCTTTAGAAGTTTCAGCTTCTTGTTTCTTTCCAACTACTGGTGCTATCCCATTAGTATTGGTTTGGTCAGTTGAAGAGTTTGAGTGTTTATCGTCTTTTAGCTCTGTCTTAATTTCCTGAGTTTGAGCTTGATTTTCACCTGTACTCTGCTCATTGGCACTGACTTGACTTGCTCCAAAAACCAAAGCAGTCCCCAGTAAGACTGAAGCAAGACCAAATTTGTATTTCCGTAATGAAAAACGTTGTCGTCTATTCATAAATAATCTCCTTTTTCTTTAAAGTATACCTATTATAACGCAAATAATCATAAATTTTCATAAAAATCTGAATTGTCACAAAAATGTAATATTTACGTATATATTTTACTTATTGAATTTTATCATTCGTGTTATTTTCTCCATCAAACCAATATTTTCTAAATTTGTTCCTATATTTCAATCCATGAAATTATTTCATTATACAAACAATCTAGATTTTTTATACACAAAAAGACTAGGATTTAAAATTCCTAGTCTTTGTTATTTCAGTATAAATAGATTTTACAAACTAAAAATCCATCTCATCCACACGAGGTGCGCCCGAAGTCACTGAAATTGTCTTTAAGACTTCTCGCTCGTCATTGCTGAGTTCAATCCCAAAACAGTCGAGATTGCTCTGGATACGAGAGACTGTCACTGACTTAGGTAGGGGTAAAAAACTTTCTGCCAAACTCCAAGCCAAGGCAATTTGAGCCACTGATTTCCCATGTTTCGCAGCAATTTCTTGGACTTCTTTCTGTTCAAACAACTCTCCTTGGCCAAAAGGTCCCCAAGCCTCTAAGAGAATTCCTTTCTCTCTACAGTAGTCAACCACTTCCTCTTGATAAACTCCTGGTGCCAAGCGCACCTGATTGACCGCTGGAATGATTCTTGCTGTTTCAAGCAAGGTATCCAAATGATGGGGGAGGAAGTTACTAACGCCGATGGCACGGATTTTGCCTTCTTGGTAAAGATCCTCCATCGCTCTCCAGACTTCAGCATTGCGAGTTTTCCATTTGTCATTTTCTCTTAAAGGTTTTGGATTTGGCCAATGGATAAGGTACAAATCTAGATAATCCAATCCCAGTTTTTCCATTGATTCTTCAAATGCTTGGCGAGCTTCATCATAGCTGTGATTGGTATTCCAGAGTTTGGTCGTTACAAAGATTTCTTGTCTTGGAATACCGCTATCTCGAATAGCACGACCAACACTTTCCTCATTTTTATAGATAGCTGCAGTATCGATATGGCGGTAACCAGCCTTCAATGCGTCTAAAACAGCTTGGTAGGCTACTTCTCCATTTTCAGCTTTCCAGGTCCCAAATCCTAAAACTGGGATTGAAATTCCATTATTAAGGGTATAAGATTTCATCGTTTCTCCTTTCTATGTGAAGAAAATCTAAAGAAACAAAATCCTGATTATCAGAACACTTGCCCCTTTAGATTTTAACAATTATTGATCACGATCGTAATAGATCTCGTGAGCTTTTAAGCGAGAATTGAGCAATTCAGGAACGGTCACAAATGTATACCCTTCACCCTTTAAATACTCAATGACACTTGGTAGAGAATTAACTGAAGGACCATGGATATCATGCATGAGAATGATAGAACCATTGCGAACCTGACGTTGAATCTCTGTCAAAATGGCTGTCTCATTTTTACTCTTCCAGTCCAAACTATCCACGTCCCACATGATGAAGCTTAAATCAAGGCCGTTTCGAATATCATCAGTGATGGCACCATAAGGTGGACGCATCAGTTTAGAGCTTGATCCTAAAACTTGAGTTAACAAATCTTCTGTATCAGTGATTTGCTTTTTAGCATCTTCGAGCGAAAGTTGTGAAAGAACGGGATGACTCCAGCTGTGGTTTCCTACAACATGACCTTCTGATTTCATTCGTTTTAGAAGATTTTCATTACCTGCAATGTTTTTACCAAGTACAAAGAAGGTTGCTTTTACACCATATTTAGCTAAAGTATCCAAAGCCTGCGTGGTTGTAGTTGGATTTGGACCATCGTCAAAGGTCAAGGCTACAACTTTTTTATTTTTCTTAGCAAAGTATGCTTGGTAAAGTTCAGCATCCTTTTCTAATAGATAAGAGGACTCCAATACATCAAAGAAACTGGATATGGGCAAAGCAATTTCCTCAACAGTCTCTCCAGCATTAGCAGGATAAAGGATGATTTGACTATCCTTATAATCAAAGCTCCAAGATGTCAATTCTTGGTCTGTGAAGCTCTTTATAACTTGATCAATTTTTGCCTGGTCAAGTTTCTTATCTTCTAGAGTTGATTTGATTTGACTCAGTAAGAGTTCCTTAGCCTTACTTGCATCTTTGAAGAGTTTGCTGAGGTCAAAATCTTTCCCATCTTCAGTCAAGAAAATTTTCCCTAAAGAAGTCTTTTCTTTTTCTTCAACCTTTGATGCAGACAAATCGTAGACTTGCTTACTGATACTACGAGCAACAACTCCCTTTAAGACTGGGTCCAACTGCTCACTATAATAAAAAACCAAATCCTCTTTATCTTCCAGCTTTTCTTTGAT comes from Streptococcus oralis and encodes:
- the pgdA gene encoding peptidoglycan-N-acetylglucosamine deacetylase PgdA; translation: MKKNRAKRVSHDKTRRLLLSLVGILGVATILLGSAIGYKLLQKQSYEQKIEALKSEKDQQFNSGSQKDHFRKGQAEVIAYYPLQGEEVIASVREKINQDIKEKLEDKEDLVFYYSEQLDPVLKGVVARSISKQVYDLSASKVEEKEKTSLGKIFLTEDGKDFDLSKLFKDASKAKELLLSQIKSTLEDKKLDQAKIDQVIKSFTDQELTSWSFDYKDSQIILYPANAGETVEEIALPISSFFDVLESSYLLEKDAELYQAYFAKKNKKVVALTFDDGPNPTTTTQALDTLAKYGVKATFFVLGKNIAGNENLLKRMKSEGHVVGNHSWSHPVLSQLSLEDAKKQITDTEDLLTQVLGSSSKLMRPPYGAITDDIRNGLDLSFIMWDVDSLDWKSKNETAILTEIQRQVRNGSIILMHDIHGPSVNSLPSVIEYLKGEGYTFVTVPELLNSRLKAHEIYYDRDQ
- a CDS encoding aldo/keto reductase — encoded protein: MKSYTLNNGISIPVLGFGTWKAENGEVAYQAVLDALKAGYRHIDTAAIYKNEESVGRAIRDSGIPRQEIFVTTKLWNTNHSYDEARQAFEESMEKLGLDYLDLYLIHWPNPKPLRENDKWKTRNAEVWRAMEDLYQEGKIRAIGVSNFLPHHLDTLLETARIIPAVNQVRLAPGVYQEEVVDYCREKGILLEAWGPFGQGELFEQKEVQEIAAKHGKSVAQIALAWSLAESFLPLPKSVTVSRIQSNLDCFGIELSNDEREVLKTISVTSGAPRVDEMDF